One Actinomyces marmotae DNA window includes the following coding sequences:
- a CDS encoding DEAD/DEAH box helicase — protein sequence MPTVTAPQAPALNAMLDALIPADDPQRVPEPEETYLAFTEWAESTGRPLYPHQDQALSEILQGRHVIAATPTGSGKSMIALAAHTASLARGGRSYYTAPLKALVSEKFFELVRLFGADNVGMVTGDTSINAAAPIICCTAEILANQSLREGEELDADCVVMDEFHYYADPQRGWAWQVPLLELPQAQMVLLSATLGDVSYFVEDMEARTGREVAVVDDAARPVPLELEYSVESIEELLTRLVGQDKAPVYVVHFSQKEAIERATSLLSVDLGLTRARKAEVVGAIGDFRFGPGFGATLSKLLRAGIGVHHAGMLPRYRRLVERLARAGLLSVISGTDTLGVGINVPIRSVVMTSLVKFDGARERHLTAREFHQVAGRAGRAGFDTRGYVTVQAPEHVILNAKALAKAGDDERKRRKIVRKKAPEGRVNWTDKTFERLRDAAPETLTSQFQVTTTMILGLMERPGDPVAHMARLLGRAQSSAAERRAHTRRALDIYRSLRTAGVVEHVPSAVAAADGRPRLRLAVDLPGDFALNQPLAPFALAAMDLLNPESPEHALDVVSLVEATLDDPRPLLYAQQRAARGEAIAAMKAEGLDYEERMAAVEEITWPQPLAELLAPALEMYKRANPWTTEHELRPKSVVREMVENAMTFSDLVSRYELGRSEGVLLRYLTDAYRALRQVVPEEHRTEQVEEVVDWLGGLVRAVDSSLLDEWEALGAAERGEPLSTGAVPGDRAGADDSTGVERAFGADADGRVALTRNLHSFRVAVRREMFRRVEFMARDDVEGLARLDAASGWGEERWDEALARYWDEYDWIGSDTAARAIALAPLDESPDAQALAAAGVSERLVDVIERTGRRVWLATQIIEDPDGDHDWRLTALVDLEASNEAERAVIRLLSVGPRG from the coding sequence ATGCCCACCGTCACCGCGCCCCAGGCCCCCGCGCTCAACGCGATGCTCGACGCCCTCATCCCAGCCGATGACCCGCAGCGCGTGCCCGAGCCGGAGGAGACCTACCTCGCCTTCACCGAGTGGGCCGAGTCCACGGGCCGCCCTCTCTACCCCCATCAGGACCAGGCGCTGAGCGAGATTCTCCAGGGACGTCATGTCATCGCCGCAACCCCCACGGGCTCGGGCAAGTCGATGATCGCGCTCGCGGCGCACACGGCCTCGCTGGCGCGCGGCGGGCGCTCCTACTACACCGCGCCCCTCAAGGCCCTGGTGAGTGAGAAGTTCTTCGAGCTCGTGCGGCTCTTCGGCGCGGACAACGTCGGCATGGTCACCGGGGACACCTCGATCAACGCCGCCGCCCCCATCATCTGCTGCACGGCGGAGATCCTGGCCAACCAGTCCCTGCGCGAGGGCGAGGAGCTGGACGCGGACTGCGTCGTGATGGACGAGTTCCACTACTACGCCGACCCGCAGCGCGGCTGGGCCTGGCAGGTGCCGCTCTTAGAGCTCCCCCAGGCCCAGATGGTGCTGCTCTCGGCCACCCTGGGGGACGTGTCCTACTTCGTGGAGGACATGGAGGCGCGCACGGGCAGGGAGGTCGCCGTCGTCGACGACGCCGCGCGGCCGGTCCCGCTGGAGCTGGAGTACTCGGTGGAGTCCATCGAGGAGCTCCTCACCCGCCTGGTGGGCCAGGACAAGGCCCCCGTGTACGTCGTCCACTTCTCCCAGAAGGAGGCCATTGAGCGCGCGACCTCCCTGCTGAGCGTGGACCTGGGCCTAACCAGGGCGCGCAAGGCGGAGGTGGTCGGGGCGATCGGCGATTTCCGCTTCGGCCCGGGCTTCGGGGCGACCCTGTCCAAGCTGTTGCGAGCGGGCATCGGCGTCCACCACGCGGGGATGCTCCCGCGTTACCGCAGGCTCGTGGAGCGGCTCGCCCGCGCCGGCCTGCTCAGCGTCATCTCGGGCACGGACACCCTGGGGGTGGGCATCAACGTGCCGATCCGCTCGGTGGTCATGACCTCCCTGGTGAAGTTCGACGGCGCGAGGGAGCGCCACCTGACGGCTCGCGAGTTCCACCAGGTGGCGGGCCGCGCCGGGCGGGCCGGATTCGACACGCGCGGCTACGTGACGGTTCAGGCCCCCGAGCACGTCATCCTCAACGCCAAGGCCCTGGCCAAGGCGGGCGACGACGAGCGCAAGCGCCGCAAGATCGTGCGGAAAAAGGCCCCCGAGGGGCGGGTCAACTGGACGGACAAGACCTTCGAGCGCCTGCGCGACGCCGCCCCGGAGACGCTCACGAGCCAGTTCCAGGTCACCACCACCATGATCCTGGGCCTCATGGAGCGCCCCGGGGACCCGGTGGCGCATATGGCCCGCCTCCTGGGGCGCGCGCAATCGAGCGCCGCCGAGCGGCGGGCCCATACGCGCCGCGCGCTGGACATCTACCGCTCGCTGCGCACGGCGGGCGTGGTGGAGCACGTGCCGAGCGCCGTGGCCGCCGCGGATGGGCGCCCCCGCCTGCGCCTGGCGGTGGACCTTCCGGGGGACTTCGCCCTCAACCAGCCGCTCGCGCCCTTCGCCCTCGCCGCCATGGACCTGCTGAACCCCGAGTCGCCGGAGCACGCGCTGGATGTGGTCAGCCTCGTCGAGGCGACCCTGGACGATCCCCGGCCCCTCCTGTACGCCCAGCAGAGGGCGGCCCGCGGCGAGGCGATCGCGGCGATGAAGGCCGAGGGGCTGGACTATGAGGAGCGGATGGCCGCCGTCGAGGAGATCACCTGGCCCCAGCCGCTGGCCGAGCTCCTGGCCCCCGCCTTGGAGATGTACAAGCGGGCCAACCCATGGACCACCGAGCACGAGTTGCGCCCGAAGTCGGTGGTGCGCGAGATGGTGGAGAACGCGATGACCTTCTCCGACCTCGTCTCCCGCTACGAGCTCGGGCGCAGTGAGGGCGTCCTCCTACGCTACCTCACCGATGCCTACCGGGCGCTGCGGCAGGTGGTTCCCGAGGAGCACCGCACGGAGCAGGTCGAGGAGGTCGTCGACTGGCTCGGCGGCCTCGTGCGGGCCGTCGACTCCTCCCTGCTCGACGAGTGGGAGGCCCTGGGGGCCGCCGAGCGCGGCGAGCCGCTGAGCACGGGAGCCGTTCCCGGGGACCGGGCCGGGGCCGACGACTCGACCGGCGTGGAGCGGGCATTCGGCGCCGATGCCGATGGGCGGGTCGCCCTGACCCGCAACCTCCACTCCTTCCGGGTGGCGGTGCGCCGCGAGATGTTCCGGCGCGTCGAGTTCATGGCGCGCGACGACGTCGAGGGCCTAGCGCGTTTGGACGCCGCGTCGGGCTGGGGCGAGGAGCGCTGGGATGAGGCGCTGGCGCGCTACTGGGACGAGTACGACTGGATCGGCTCCGACACCGCTGCGCGCGCCATCGCCCTGGCGCCGCTCGACGAGTCGCCCGACGCCCAGGCCTTGGCCGCGGCAGGGGTGTCCGAGCGCCTCGTCGACGTGATCGAGCGAACTGGCCGGCGCGTGTGGCTGGCGACTCAGATCATCGAGGATCCCGACGGCGACCATGACTGGAGGCTCACGGCCCTGGTGGACCTGGAGGCCTCTAACGAGGCCGAGCGCGCCGTCATCCGGCTGCTGAGCGTCGGCCCGCGGGGCTGA
- the mmuM gene encoding homocysteine S-methyltransferase yields the protein MEPAQTLPLSPGGGAVEGADDGSAPAPLARALGEGPVILDGAMGTELDARGVPTAQELWSALALVTAPRAVAAVHDSYLRAGARVLTTNSYQAALPALMRSGLSEPEARGAIASSARIALRAAARSRRERPDRVVLVAGSLGPYGAYLADGSEYTGAYALHAPDFEAVHVPRIEALAGEGIRLFAVETQPRLDEAQWIVRQVGRIAPGAECWVSFQTGDDGERLADGTPLAEAGAWADAEPGVAAVGVNCVAPGAVMPALGVLGGVTAKPLVAYPNSGDIYHPSTKTWTAAAPDQRFTAHARQWARAGARLIGGCCRTTPADTAVLARMFGLPTAAVGPEPRC from the coding sequence ATGGAGCCCGCCCAGACCCTCCCCCTCAGCCCCGGTGGCGGCGCCGTCGAGGGCGCCGATGACGGCTCAGCGCCCGCGCCACTGGCCCGAGCGCTGGGGGAGGGGCCCGTCATCCTCGACGGCGCGATGGGTACCGAGCTCGATGCGCGCGGCGTCCCCACCGCCCAGGAGCTGTGGTCCGCGCTTGCCCTCGTGACGGCGCCGCGGGCCGTGGCGGCCGTCCACGACTCCTACTTGCGCGCGGGCGCGCGCGTCCTCACCACCAACTCCTACCAGGCCGCCCTGCCCGCCCTCATGCGCTCAGGGCTGAGCGAGCCTGAGGCTCGGGGCGCCATCGCCTCCAGCGCCCGCATCGCCCTGAGGGCTGCCGCCCGCTCCCGCCGGGAGCGCCCTGACCGGGTGGTGCTGGTCGCCGGGAGCCTCGGGCCCTACGGCGCCTATCTCGCCGATGGCTCGGAGTACACCGGCGCCTACGCCCTCCACGCCCCCGACTTCGAGGCCGTCCACGTCCCGCGCATCGAGGCACTGGCCGGGGAGGGAATCCGGCTCTTCGCCGTCGAGACCCAGCCCCGGCTCGATGAGGCCCAGTGGATCGTCCGGCAGGTCGGCCGGATCGCCCCCGGCGCCGAGTGCTGGGTCTCCTTCCAGACGGGGGACGACGGCGAGCGCCTGGCCGATGGCACGCCGCTCGCCGAGGCCGGGGCCTGGGCCGATGCTGAGCCCGGCGTGGCCGCCGTCGGCGTCAACTGCGTCGCGCCGGGCGCGGTCATGCCCGCGCTGGGCGTTCTCGGGGGCGTGACCGCCAAGCCCCTGGTCGCCTACCCCAATTCCGGGGACATCTACCACCCGAGCACGAAGACTTGGACCGCTGCCGCCCCCGACCAGCGCTTCACCGCACACGCCCGGCAATGGGCGCGGGCCGGCGCGCGGCTCATCGGCGGCTGCTGCCGGACGACGCCCGCCGACACGGCTGTGCTCGCCCGGATGTTCGGCCTGCCGACCGCCGCGGTTGGCCCCGAGCCGCGGTGCTGA
- a CDS encoding amino acid permease, translating to MNKRHLMMISFGGVIGTGLFLSTGYTINQAGPFGTILAYAIGAVIVHLVMMCLGELSVAMPFTGAFHLYARRFIGPATGFVTAVLYWLTWTVALGSEFTGAAIIMNGWFPGVPVWVWAALFIALILMLNMLSVRVFAEAETLLSGVKVVAIILFIVLGTAAVVGLLPYDGGGPGGTGGTGGTGDAAPLLSNLTGDGLFPNGLGAVFTTILAVNFAFSGTELIGITAGEVKDPGTTIPRAIHATLVRLVVFFIGSIVVIAALIPWQDAGVEESPFVTVLDGIGIPGAGDIMNVVILTAILSAANSGLYASTRMLWSLANEGTLPRALARTNRFGVPALAMGLSMIGGLAALLTSVYAASTVYLVLVSVSGLAVVLVWVAISASHLSFRRRWVAEGRSAGELAYRAPGYPWVPIAALVLTTASCLLIVFDPVQRPALGITAVFLVVCYGGYWAVARRVSL from the coding sequence ATGAACAAGCGGCACCTCATGATGATCAGCTTCGGCGGGGTCATCGGCACGGGCCTGTTCCTGTCCACCGGGTACACGATCAACCAGGCGGGGCCCTTCGGGACCATCTTGGCCTACGCGATCGGCGCCGTCATCGTGCACCTGGTGATGATGTGCCTGGGCGAGTTGAGCGTGGCCATGCCCTTCACCGGGGCGTTCCACCTCTACGCGCGCCGCTTCATCGGGCCGGCGACGGGCTTCGTGACGGCGGTGCTGTACTGGCTGACGTGGACGGTGGCGCTGGGCAGCGAGTTCACGGGGGCGGCCATCATCATGAACGGCTGGTTCCCGGGGGTGCCCGTGTGGGTGTGGGCGGCGCTGTTCATCGCGCTCATCCTCATGCTCAATATGCTCTCGGTGCGCGTCTTCGCCGAGGCGGAGACGCTGCTGTCGGGGGTGAAGGTCGTGGCGATCATCCTGTTCATCGTCCTGGGAACGGCGGCCGTGGTGGGCCTACTGCCCTACGACGGCGGCGGCCCGGGCGGCACGGGCGGCACGGGCGGCACGGGCGACGCGGCGCCACTGCTGTCGAACCTCACCGGCGATGGCCTGTTCCCCAATGGCCTCGGCGCGGTGTTCACCACGATCCTCGCGGTCAACTTCGCCTTCTCGGGCACTGAGCTCATCGGCATCACGGCGGGCGAGGTGAAGGACCCGGGCACCACGATCCCCCGCGCGATCCATGCCACCCTGGTCCGGCTGGTCGTGTTCTTCATCGGCTCCATCGTCGTCATCGCGGCGCTCATCCCATGGCAGGACGCGGGGGTGGAGGAGAGCCCCTTCGTCACCGTCCTGGACGGGATCGGGATCCCTGGGGCCGGGGACATCATGAACGTCGTCATCCTGACAGCGATCCTGTCGGCGGCGAACTCGGGGCTCTACGCCTCGACCCGGATGCTGTGGTCCCTGGCGAACGAGGGGACCCTGCCGAGGGCGCTGGCGCGCACGAACCGCTTCGGCGTGCCCGCCCTGGCGATGGGCCTGTCCATGATCGGCGGGCTAGCAGCGCTCCTGACCTCGGTGTACGCGGCGTCGACGGTCTACCTGGTACTGGTGTCGGTCTCGGGCCTCGCCGTGGTGCTCGTGTGGGTGGCGATCTCGGCCTCGCACCTGTCGTTCCGGCGCAGGTGGGTGGCCGAGGGGCGCAGCGCCGGGGAGCTGGCGTATCGGGCGCCGGGATACCCGTGGGTGCCGATCGCGGCCCTGGTGCTGACGACCGCGTCGTGCCTGCTCATCGTCTTCGACCCGGTTCAGCGCCCGGCCCTGGGGATCACGGCGGTCTTCCTGGTGGTGTGCTACGGGGGCTATTGGGCGGTGGCCCGCCGCGTCAGCCTCTGA
- a CDS encoding ATP-grasp domain-containing protein, with the protein MSMPIVTLATSSDFPGLDEDDRALPDALRERGIEPRVAVWNEPGVDWSESDMVVLRSVRDYAKSDRYEDFLRWTRSVPRLANHPDVVAWNADKHYLRRLSEFGAPMIPTLWLEPDAGLSKHQVHCRFPAFGDFVVKPAISSGGRGTGRYTAIDAGSRSEAINDAMHHLSRGRTVMVQRYLEEVDRRGELSLVYFNGVLSHAVEKAPMLHPSFRSTDEVHEEIVTAREPSEQEWLWGERVRKALHQHIKERSGRDIQLLFNRVDVVEDGQGGFYLMEVSLIDAGLYLGSAPDALNNFADAIAQRVFW; encoded by the coding sequence GTGAGCATGCCGATTGTGACCCTCGCGACCTCTTCCGACTTCCCGGGACTCGATGAGGACGACCGCGCCCTGCCCGACGCGCTGCGCGAGCGGGGCATCGAGCCGCGCGTCGCCGTGTGGAATGAGCCGGGCGTGGACTGGAGCGAGTCGGACATGGTGGTCCTGCGCTCCGTGCGCGACTACGCCAAGAGCGACCGCTACGAGGACTTCCTGCGGTGGACGCGCTCCGTGCCGCGCCTCGCCAACCACCCCGACGTCGTCGCCTGGAACGCGGACAAGCACTACCTGCGCCGCCTCAGCGAGTTCGGCGCGCCCATGATCCCGACCCTGTGGCTGGAGCCCGATGCGGGGCTGTCCAAGCACCAGGTGCACTGCCGCTTCCCGGCATTCGGCGACTTCGTGGTCAAGCCGGCCATCTCCTCGGGCGGCCGCGGCACGGGGCGCTACACGGCGATCGACGCCGGATCGCGCTCGGAGGCCATCAACGACGCCATGCACCACCTCTCGCGGGGCCGCACGGTCATGGTGCAGCGCTACCTCGAGGAGGTGGACCGCAGGGGCGAGCTCTCCCTGGTCTACTTCAACGGCGTGCTCTCCCACGCCGTCGAGAAGGCCCCCATGCTGCACCCCTCCTTCCGCTCCACGGATGAGGTCCACGAGGAGATTGTCACGGCGCGTGAGCCCAGCGAGCAGGAGTGGCTGTGGGGTGAGCGCGTGCGCAAGGCCCTCCACCAGCACATTAAGGAGCGCTCCGGGCGCGACATCCAGTTGCTTTTCAACCGGGTCGACGTCGTCGAGGACGGCCAGGGGGGCTTCTACCTCATGGAGGTCTCGCTTATCGACGCCGGCCTCTACCTGGGCTCGGCCCCCGACGCCCTCAACAACTTCGCCGACGCCATCGCCCAGCGCGTCTTCTGGTGA
- a CDS encoding YccF domain-containing protein, protein MRALLNIIWVVCGGLWLFLGYIVAGIIACALIITIPAGVACFRIAGYVLWPFGRQVVPSPGAGVMSGLSNVIWFLVAGLWLAIGHVTTAFAQAITIIGIPLAIANIKLIPVTCFPFGKRVVPGRGLL, encoded by the coding sequence ATGCGTGCGCTGCTCAACATCATCTGGGTCGTCTGCGGCGGCCTGTGGCTCTTCCTCGGCTACATCGTCGCGGGGATCATCGCCTGCGCCCTCATCATCACCATCCCCGCCGGGGTGGCCTGCTTCCGCATCGCCGGGTACGTGCTGTGGCCCTTCGGCCGCCAGGTGGTCCCCAGCCCGGGCGCCGGCGTCATGAGCGGGCTGTCCAACGTCATCTGGTTCCTCGTCGCCGGCCTGTGGCTCGCCATCGGGCATGTGACCACTGCCTTCGCCCAGGCCATCACGATCATCGGGATCCCCCTGGCCATCGCCAACATCAAACTCATCCCCGTCACCTGCTTCCCTTTCGGCAAGCGGGTCGTGCCCGGGCGCGGCCTCCTGTGA
- the pip gene encoding prolyl aminopeptidase: protein MSAPEKTGPNPLPTDTASPVTAPPSSAPRGLYPEIEPYATGLLNVGDGQSVYYEECGNPAGIPAVFVHGGPGGGCAPAHRRCFDPERYRIVLFDQRGCGRSLPHAWEPEADLTANTTWHLVEDMERLRAHLGIDSWLLFGGSWGSTLALAYAVTHPERAAALVLRGIFTLRQRELDWYYEAGGADMVWPDEWEAFTAAAGDGVGPGGYIERYHELLTSPDPAVHGPAAIAWTTWEAATSTLLRDQGHIDEVQDPAFALTFARIENHYFVNRGWMDDGELLTRAGALADHGIPGVIVQGRYDMCCPIGTAWALHRAWPEAEMRISPTAGHAFNEPETLDSLIRATDRFAVELAGLAGPMGPSGATGPAARRGATAAEA from the coding sequence ATGAGCGCCCCCGAGAAGACCGGCCCCAACCCCCTCCCCACCGATACCGCCTCCCCCGTCACCGCCCCGCCGTCGTCGGCCCCGCGCGGCCTCTACCCGGAGATCGAGCCCTACGCCACCGGCCTTCTCAACGTGGGCGACGGCCAGAGCGTCTACTACGAGGAGTGCGGCAACCCGGCGGGCATCCCGGCGGTCTTCGTCCACGGGGGCCCCGGCGGCGGCTGCGCGCCGGCGCACCGGCGCTGCTTCGATCCGGAGAGGTACCGGATCGTCCTGTTCGACCAGCGCGGCTGCGGGCGCTCCCTGCCCCACGCCTGGGAGCCGGAGGCGGACCTCACGGCAAACACCACCTGGCACCTCGTGGAGGACATGGAGCGCCTGCGCGCCCACCTGGGCATCGACTCCTGGCTCCTCTTCGGCGGGTCCTGGGGATCCACCCTGGCCCTGGCCTACGCCGTCACGCACCCCGAGCGGGCGGCCGCCCTCGTCCTGCGCGGCATCTTCACCCTGCGCCAGCGCGAACTCGACTGGTACTACGAGGCCGGCGGCGCGGATATGGTCTGGCCCGACGAGTGGGAGGCCTTCACCGCGGCGGCCGGCGACGGCGTGGGCCCCGGCGGGTACATCGAGCGCTACCACGAACTGCTGACCAGCCCGGATCCCGCCGTCCACGGCCCGGCGGCGATCGCCTGGACCACGTGGGAGGCGGCGACCTCCACGCTCCTGCGCGACCAGGGGCATATCGACGAGGTCCAGGACCCGGCCTTCGCCCTGACCTTCGCGCGCATCGAGAACCACTACTTCGTCAACCGCGGCTGGATGGATGACGGCGAGCTGCTCACCCGCGCCGGGGCGCTGGCCGACCACGGCATCCCCGGGGTGATCGTCCAGGGCCGCTACGACATGTGCTGCCCCATCGGCACCGCCTGGGCCCTCCACCGCGCTTGGCCGGAGGCCGAGATGCGCATCAGCCCCACCGCGGGGCACGCCTTCAACGAGCCCGAGACCCTCGACTCCCTCATCAGGGCGACTGATCGATTCGCCGTCGAACTCGCGGGACTCGCGGGGCCCATGGGACCCTCAGGGGCGACGGGGCCCGCGGCGAGAAGAGGCGCCACCGCCGCTGAGGCCTGA